The following coding sequences are from one Microtus pennsylvanicus isolate mMicPen1 chromosome 1, mMicPen1.hap1, whole genome shotgun sequence window:
- the LOC142840108 gene encoding replication factor C subunit 3-like produces MSLWVDKYRPCSLAWLDYHEEHAAQLSNLVQCGDFPHPLVYGPSGAGKNTTIMCILRELYGVVVKKLRFELNLSQLHLKKIEISTVASNYHLEVNPRDASASDVTPINEDTVEADGDLTLECPPVKAGLFLFDPVVLLTEVEKLTKHAQHALRRTMEKYMSTCRLILCCNSTSKVIPSICSRCLAIRVPAPSIDDICSVLSSVCKKEGLALPSELAHRLAEKSCRNLRKALLMCEACRVQQYPFTEDQEIPETDWEVCLRETANATVSQQTPQRFLEVRRRLYELLTDCIPPEMIMKGLLSELLHNCDGQLKGEVSQMAAYYEHRLQLGCKAIYHLEAFVAKFMALYKMFMEDGLEGMVF; encoded by the exons ATGAGCCTCTGGGTGGACAAATATCGGCCGTGCTCCCTCGCCTGGCTGGACTATCACGAGGAACATGCGGCGCAGCTGAGCAACCTG GTGCAGTGTGGTGACTTTCCTCACCCCCTAGTATATGGGCCATCAGGTGCTGGAAAAAATACAACAATTATGTGTATCCTACGAGAACTTTATGGTGTCGTGGTGAAAAAATTGAGATTTGAGCTCAACCTATCACA ACTCCatctaaaaaaaattgaaatcagcACCGTTGCCAGTAACTACCACCTGGAAGTTAATCCTAG ggatgcatctgcctct GATGTCACACCTATTAATGAGGACACAGTAGAGGCAGATGGTGACTTAACGCTTGAGTGCCCTCCAGTTAAagctggtttgtttctttttgaccCAGTGGTACTATTGACAGAGGTGGAAAAACTCACAAAGCATGCTCAGCATGCCTTGCGCAGAACCATGGAGAAGTACATGTCCACCTGCAGGCTGATCTTGTGTTGCAATTCCACATCTAAGGTGATCCCTTCGATCTGCAGTAGGTGCCTGGCAATTCGTGTGCCTGCTCCCAGCATTGATGAC ATTTGCAGTGTGTTATCCAGTGTCTGCAAGAAGGAGGGTCTGGCTCTTCCTTCGGAACTGGCTCACAGGCTGGCAGAGAAGTCCTGCAGGAACCTCAGGAAAGCCTTACTGATGTGTGAAGCTTGCAGAGTGCAGCA ATACCCTTTTACTGAAGACCAAGAAATCCCCGAGACAGACTGGGAGGTGTGTCTGAGGGAGACTGCAAATGCTACCGTCAGTCAGCAGACTCCACAGAG gttcctTGAAGTCCGCAGGAGGCTCTATGAGCTTCTCACTGACTGTATTCCTCCTGAGATGATAATGAAG GGCCTGCTCTCAGAGCTCTTACACAACTGCGACGGGCAGCTGAAAGGGGAGGTGTCGCAGATGGCAGCCTATTATGAGCATCGACTGCAGCTGGGCTGCAAAGCCATTTATCACTTGGAGGCGTTTGTGGCCAAGTTTATGGCCCTTTATAAGATGTTCATGGAGGACGGGCTGGAAGGCATGGTTTTCTGA